A part of Propioniciclava coleopterorum genomic DNA contains:
- a CDS encoding FadR/GntR family transcriptional regulator, whose protein sequence is MSGESPRGLASEIADELRGRILSGAMPAGSQVPTEAALTEEFGVSRTVVREALQQLRAGGLVESFQGRGSFVLSIPAEPGGGLLAGAASRRDVVDLIEYRIGIESEVAAHAAARRSASQLAAIHRALDAFGAVADEPARVVRADFAFHLAVAQASNNRFFLGALEELGPRMILLQRTGLDERSALTSTAHLGTVLAEHAQVAAAIERSDPLAASAAMRLHLSNSKARLRP, encoded by the coding sequence GTGAGCGGGGAGTCGCCGCGCGGGCTGGCCAGCGAGATCGCCGACGAACTGCGCGGCCGGATCCTGTCCGGGGCGATGCCAGCGGGCAGCCAGGTCCCGACCGAGGCCGCCCTCACCGAGGAGTTCGGCGTCAGCCGCACGGTCGTGCGCGAGGCGCTCCAGCAGCTGCGCGCGGGCGGGCTCGTGGAGAGCTTCCAGGGCCGCGGCAGCTTCGTGCTCTCCATCCCGGCCGAGCCGGGCGGAGGCCTGCTGGCGGGCGCCGCGTCCCGCCGCGACGTCGTGGACCTCATCGAGTACCGCATCGGGATCGAGTCCGAGGTGGCGGCGCACGCCGCGGCGCGGCGCTCGGCGTCCCAGCTCGCGGCGATCCACCGCGCCCTGGACGCCTTCGGCGCCGTGGCCGACGAGCCCGCCCGGGTCGTCCGCGCCGACTTCGCCTTCCACCTGGCGGTCGCCCAGGCCAGCAACAACCGGTTCTTCCTCGGCGCGCTGGAGGAGCTGGGGCCGCGCATGATCCTGCTGCAGCGCACCGGGCTGGACGAGCGCAGCGCGCTGACCTCGACCGCCCACCTGGGGACGGTGCTCGCCGAGCACGCCCAGGTCGCCGCCGCCATCGAGCGGTCCGACCCGCTGGCCGCGTCCGCCGCGATGCGGCTCCACCTGTCCAACTCGAAGGCGAGGCTCCGCCCATGA
- a CDS encoding L-talarate/galactarate dehydratase → MAFDPITHVTLSQVILPLRTAISDAKVFTGRQRPMTEVAFLFCEIETAQGLQGVGFSYSKRAGGPAQFAHAREVAELLIGENPSDIPRVYDRLLWAGASVGRSGVATQALAAIDVCLWDLKAKRAGLPLAGLIGPYRDSVRTYNTSGGFLNAPIEQVCENAQRSLSEGIGGIKIKVGHPDHRVDLARLEAVRAAIGDAPLMVDANQQWDRATALRMGRRFEPYDLVWIEEPLDAYDAEGHAELARQLDTPIATGEMLASVAEHVRLIEARAADIIQPDAPRVGGITQFLRLATLADAAGLDLAPHFAMEIHLHLAACYPREPWVEHFDWLDPLFNERLETRDGRMIVPERPGLGITLSEQCRAWTTATAEFGVSDRVLV, encoded by the coding sequence ATGGCCTTCGATCCCATCACGCACGTGACCCTGTCGCAGGTGATCCTGCCACTTCGCACGGCGATCAGCGACGCCAAGGTCTTCACCGGGCGCCAGCGTCCCATGACCGAGGTCGCCTTCCTGTTCTGCGAGATCGAGACGGCCCAGGGCCTGCAGGGCGTGGGCTTCAGCTACTCCAAGCGTGCCGGCGGCCCCGCCCAGTTCGCGCACGCCCGCGAGGTCGCCGAGCTCCTGATCGGTGAGAACCCCAGCGACATCCCGCGCGTCTACGACCGGCTGCTGTGGGCGGGGGCGTCCGTCGGGCGCTCCGGGGTGGCCACCCAGGCGCTGGCCGCGATCGACGTCTGCCTGTGGGATCTGAAGGCCAAGCGCGCGGGCCTGCCGCTGGCCGGCCTCATCGGCCCGTACCGCGACTCGGTGCGCACCTACAACACCTCCGGCGGCTTCCTGAACGCGCCGATCGAGCAGGTCTGCGAGAACGCGCAGCGCTCGCTGTCCGAAGGCATCGGCGGCATCAAGATCAAGGTCGGGCACCCCGACCACCGCGTCGACCTGGCCCGGCTCGAGGCCGTCCGCGCCGCCATCGGGGACGCCCCCCTGATGGTGGACGCCAACCAGCAGTGGGACCGCGCCACCGCACTGCGGATGGGCCGCCGCTTCGAGCCCTACGACCTGGTCTGGATCGAGGAGCCGCTGGACGCCTACGACGCCGAGGGCCACGCCGAGCTCGCCCGGCAGCTCGACACCCCGATCGCGACCGGCGAGATGCTGGCGAGCGTCGCCGAGCACGTCCGGCTCATCGAGGCGCGCGCCGCCGACATCATCCAGCCGGACGCCCCGCGCGTCGGCGGGATCACCCAGTTCCTGCGCCTGGCCACCCTCGCGGACGCCGCCGGTCTCGACCTCGCCCCCCACTTCGCCATGGAGATCCACCTGCACCTGGCGGCCTGCTACCCGCGCGAGCCCTGGGTGGAGCACTTCGACTGGCTCGACCCGCTGTTCAACGAGCGGCTGGAGACGCGCGACGGCCGCATGATCGTCCCCGAGCGTCCCGGCCTGGGCATCACGCTGAGCGAGCAGTGCCGCGCCTGGACGACCGCCACCGCCGAGTTCGGCGTCTCGGACCGGGTGCTGGTGTGA
- a CDS encoding NAD(P)/FAD-dependent oxidoreductase → MTRYVIIGGGLGGAKAAEALRDLDGSAEIVLLSGERHLPYERPPLSKEFLQGTKTLTDATVFDAGWYRDNEITLKLGAFATSVDAGQRIVELSDGTNLSYDGLVLATGSRPRSLPLPGIARPGVQTLRTIEEATELREAILALAADGRRLLIIGGGWISLEVAASARTLGAEVTVIARDDRILPALGREWGERFARLHREHGVDLRLSAQVARVDGDGDTGPVSGVTLTDGTTIDGGHLLIAVGADPRLELADLAGVDLDDGVLVGPGLVSSDPAITAVGDIANVENTFLGHRERLQHWAAALKEPDFAARSLVGDASDFDDIPYFFTDQYDWGMEFRGEIPASHRLVQRGPEDAGITFWLDADGVPRAAMNLNVWDDGDAIEAILRARRPVDGSALADEERPLTEFA, encoded by the coding sequence ATGACCCGATACGTGATCATCGGCGGCGGGCTGGGCGGCGCGAAGGCCGCCGAGGCCCTGAGGGATCTCGACGGCTCGGCCGAGATCGTGCTGCTCAGCGGAGAGCGGCACCTCCCCTACGAGCGGCCGCCGCTGTCGAAGGAGTTCCTGCAGGGCACCAAGACGCTGACCGACGCCACCGTCTTCGACGCGGGCTGGTACCGCGACAACGAGATCACCCTCAAGCTCGGCGCCTTCGCCACCTCCGTGGACGCCGGACAGCGCATCGTGGAGTTGTCCGACGGCACGAACCTCAGCTACGACGGGCTCGTGCTGGCCACCGGCTCGCGGCCCCGCTCGCTCCCCCTGCCCGGCATCGCGCGCCCCGGCGTCCAGACGCTGCGCACGATCGAGGAGGCCACCGAACTGCGCGAGGCCATCCTCGCCCTGGCCGCGGACGGTCGGCGCCTGCTCATCATCGGCGGCGGCTGGATCTCGCTGGAGGTCGCGGCCAGCGCCCGCACCCTCGGAGCCGAGGTGACGGTCATCGCGCGCGACGACCGGATCCTGCCAGCGCTCGGGCGCGAGTGGGGCGAGCGCTTCGCCCGGCTCCACCGCGAGCACGGGGTCGACCTGCGGCTGTCGGCCCAGGTCGCCCGTGTGGACGGGGACGGCGACACCGGCCCGGTCTCCGGCGTCACGCTCACCGACGGGACGACCATCGACGGGGGCCACCTGCTGATCGCCGTGGGGGCCGACCCGCGCCTCGAGCTCGCCGACCTGGCCGGGGTCGACCTGGACGACGGCGTCCTGGTGGGCCCGGGGCTCGTTTCGAGCGATCCGGCGATCACCGCGGTGGGCGACATCGCCAACGTCGAGAACACGTTCCTGGGACACCGCGAGCGGCTGCAGCACTGGGCCGCCGCCCTGAAGGAGCCCGACTTCGCGGCCCGCTCGCTGGTCGGGGACGCGTCCGACTTCGACGACATCCCGTACTTCTTCACCGACCAGTACGACTGGGGCATGGAGTTCCGCGGCGAGATCCCCGCCTCGCATCGGCTGGTGCAGCGCGGGCCCGAGGACGCCGGCATCACGTTCTGGCTGGACGCCGACGGCGTCCCGCGGGCGGCGATGAACCTCAACGTGTGGGACGACGGGGACGCGATCGAGGCGATCCTGCGCGCGCGGCGTCCGGTGGATGGGTCCGCGCTGGCCGACGAGGAGCGGCCGCTCACCGAGTTCGCCTGA
- a CDS encoding ABC transporter substrate-binding protein, which yields MAQITKLALSAVALGLGASLALSGCAAGGPPQASKQPGEKTVIRFAWWGNDTRNKITTQVIEAYEAANPDVDIQGEPTDGGSYWDKVATQVAANDMPDVIQMDEKYISEYGKRGALMDLSSINTADFAEGTVELGEVGDKLVGINIGVNAPALVANPKVFADAGVDLPDDATWTWEDFHAIAKQISAKGGGQTWGSVNPMSVDSTLKAWLRQHGKEQWTAEGQGYTADDVTPFFAFFKELQDDGTFAGASVTAEDEGKALDQTLMATNRVGMATLWSNQLTTMDKATGQDLKLLALPSTTGQMKDAGLWYKAAMYWSASARTKNADEVKKFIDYLSNSTEAGAIMGTERGFPPNLKVREAIAPNYTNSDKKVVAYLDAIQPNLGPTSVVPPQGGGQSPEIQKRHAQNVEFDRGSPASEAKGFHDEVKSVLK from the coding sequence ATGGCACAGATCACCAAGCTCGCCCTCTCGGCCGTCGCTCTCGGGCTCGGCGCCTCGCTGGCGCTGAGCGGCTGCGCGGCCGGGGGCCCACCCCAGGCGTCCAAGCAGCCCGGCGAGAAGACCGTCATCCGGTTCGCCTGGTGGGGCAACGACACCCGCAACAAGATCACCACGCAGGTGATTGAGGCCTACGAGGCCGCCAACCCCGACGTCGACATCCAGGGCGAGCCGACTGACGGCGGCAGCTACTGGGACAAGGTCGCGACCCAGGTCGCCGCCAACGACATGCCCGACGTGATCCAGATGGACGAGAAGTACATCTCCGAGTACGGCAAGCGCGGCGCGCTGATGGACCTGTCCAGCATCAACACCGCCGACTTCGCCGAGGGCACCGTCGAACTGGGCGAGGTCGGCGACAAGCTCGTCGGCATCAACATCGGCGTCAACGCGCCCGCGCTGGTGGCCAACCCCAAGGTGTTCGCGGACGCCGGTGTCGACCTGCCCGACGACGCCACCTGGACGTGGGAGGACTTCCACGCGATCGCCAAGCAGATCAGCGCCAAGGGCGGTGGCCAGACCTGGGGCTCGGTCAACCCGATGAGCGTCGACTCCACCCTGAAGGCGTGGCTGCGCCAGCACGGCAAGGAGCAGTGGACGGCCGAGGGCCAGGGCTACACCGCCGACGACGTCACGCCCTTCTTCGCCTTCTTCAAGGAGTTGCAGGACGACGGCACCTTCGCCGGCGCCTCGGTCACGGCCGAGGACGAGGGCAAGGCGCTGGACCAGACGCTGATGGCGACCAACCGGGTCGGCATGGCCACGCTGTGGTCCAACCAGCTCACCACCATGGACAAGGCCACCGGCCAGGACCTGAAGCTGCTGGCGCTGCCCAGCACGACCGGCCAGATGAAGGACGCCGGCCTGTGGTACAAGGCGGCCATGTACTGGAGCGCTTCGGCCCGCACCAAGAACGCCGACGAGGTGAAGAAGTTCATCGACTACCTGAGCAACTCCACCGAGGCCGGCGCCATCATGGGCACCGAGCGCGGCTTCCCGCCGAACCTCAAGGTCCGCGAGGCGATCGCCCCGAACTACACCAACTCCGACAAGAAGGTCGTCGCCTACCTGGACGCGATCCAGCCCAACCTCGGCCCGACGTCGGTCGTCCCGCCGCAGGGCGGCGGCCAGAGCCCGGAGATCCAGAAGCGCCACGCCCAGAACGTCGAGTTCGACCGCGGCAGCCCCGCGTCCGAGGCCAAGGGCTTCCACGACGAGGTCAAGAGCGTCCTGAAGTAG